In one Elusimicrobiota bacterium genomic region, the following are encoded:
- a CDS encoding endonuclease domain-containing protein codes for MKIFNSIKNKDVRILLRKNQTDAEKKIWSRLRNKQLFGYKFYRQYGIRNYIVDFYCPKFKLVVEIDGGQHYDEKGSLSDKKRDEYFGLMKIKVLRFNNMDILKNIDEVMTEMSNTITPPVPL; via the coding sequence AAAAACAAAGATGTCCGGATATTATTGCGCAAGAATCAAACTGATGCGGAAAAGAAAATCTGGTCACGACTAAGAAATAAGCAATTATTTGGATATAAATTTTACAGGCAATATGGAATCAGAAACTATATAGTAGATTTTTATTGTCCGAAATTTAAATTGGTTGTAGAAATAGACGGTGGCCAGCATTATGATGAAAAAGGCAGTTTAAGTGATAAGAAGAGAGATGAATATTTTGGGCTGATGAAAATTAAAGTATTAAGGTTTAATAACATGGATATTTTAAAAAACATAGATGAAGTAATGACGGAAATGAGTAATACAATAACTCCCCCAGTCCCTCTTTGA